The following are encoded together in the Salvia hispanica cultivar TCC Black 2014 chromosome 6, UniMelb_Shisp_WGS_1.0, whole genome shotgun sequence genome:
- the LOC125196590 gene encoding receptor-like serine/threonine-protein kinase SD1-8 yields the protein MILLPVTLFIRSENRGLAEVLTVRGGGRIRYRVGLWNGMYFCGGTRFPNSVYKPDLVFKQERLISIGEPYQNSIPVRTTLDTSGSLQRHTMNAGRDKWNHVISFPQDTCDEYASCGPNSICRSDRPIKCQCFRGYAPKFQKDWDLQDWSGGCTRTKPMNCLGGDGFVQVRGVKYPDVLSFWLNTTMSIGECETECSKNCSCVAYANPFITNGDIGCLMWFGDLIDTKQLTAADSKQNMYIRVPAFELDFNKGLKEDKDKKLKLILISIASGAVVSAFINGGLHLMARRKILVKSKEEDLELPVIKMTTIVKATNNFSMENKIGAGGFGTVYKGNMPSGEEVAVKRLSKSSTQGLEEFRNEVMVIAKLQHRNLVRLLGCCIEEEERMLIYEYLHNKSLDLFVFDYNRRTLLTWPKRYDIIMGIARGLLYLHHDSRLKIIHRDLKTNNILLDGNLTPKISDFGLARIFEEDQALARTKRVVGTYGYMAPEYAIDGKYSVKSDIFSLGVVLLEIMSGKKNRGYGDSDYFVNLLGHAWILWKENRILELMDECLNDTFKECEVKRCMQVGLLCVQKFADDRPNMSSVVSMLGSDGAVLPEPKEPGFFMERSCSPSRSSTSRRIESENDTLTITDLEAR from the exons ATGATCCTTCTCCCGGTGACTTTGTTCATAAGATCCGAAAACCGAGGCTTGGCTGAAGTGCTGACTGTGAGAGGAGGCGGAAGAATAAGATACCGAGTCGGACTGTGGAATGGGATGTATTTTTGTGGTGGCACACGCTTTCCCAATTCCGTTTACAAACCAGACTTGGTTTTCAAACAAGAGAGGCTGATATCCATAGGAGAGCCGTACCAGAACTCCATTCCAGTAAGAACTACATTGGATACATCTGGTTCACTCCAGCGCCATACCATGAATGCCGGAAGAGACAAGTGGAATCATGTCATCTCATTTCCTCAAGATACGTGCGATGAATATGCTAGCTGCGGTCCTAACTCAATCTGCAGATCTGACAGGCCAATCAAGTGCCAGTGTTTTAGGGGGTATGCCCCAAAGTTCCAAAAGGATTGGGACCTTCAAGATTGGTCGGGCGGATGCACTAGAACTAAACCAATGAATTGCCTTGGAGGAGATGGATTTGTGCAGGTTAGAGGGGTTAAATATCCTGATGTGCTCAGCTTTTGGTTGAATACAACAATGAGCATCGGTGAGTGTGAAACCGAGTGCTCCAAAAACTGTAGTTGTGTTGCATACGCTAATCCATTCATCACCAACGGAGACATAGGCTGCTTGATGTGGTTTGGTGATCTCATTGATACCAAACAACTCACTGCAGCAGATAGCAAGCAAAACATGTATATCCGTGTGCCAGCTTTTGAACTAG ATTTTAACAAGGGTTTAAAGGAGGATAAGGacaagaaattgaagttaATACTGATATCAATTGCTTCTGGTGCTGTCGTCTCAGCCTTTATTAATGGAGGTCTACATTTGATGGCAAGGCGAAAGATCCTAG TAAAAAGCAAGGAAGAGGATTTGGAATTGCCTGTGATCAAAATGACAACTATTGTGAAAGCAACAAATAATTTCTCAATGGAAAACAAGATTGGAGCAGGAGGTTTTGGTACTGTTTACAAG GGGAACATGCCATCAGGAGAAGAAGTCGCGGTTAAAAGATTGTCAAAATCTTCAACACAGGGCCTTGAAGAGTTCAGAAATGAAGTTATGGTGATTGCAAAACTTCAACATAGAAATCTTGTCAGACTATTAGGATGTTGCATTGAAGAAGAGGAAAGGATGCTAATATATGAATACCTACATAATAAAAGCCTGgatctttttgtttttg ATTACAATCGCAGAACACTTTTGACATGGCCTAAGCGTTATGACATTATCATGGGAATCGCAAGGGGACTGCTATATCTCCACCACGATTCCAGATTAAAGATTATACACAGGGATCTCAAAACGAACAACATTTTACTAGATGGAAATTTAACTCCGAAAATTTCAGATTTCGGCTTAGCTAGAATTTTTGAAGAGGATCAGGCGCTTGCTAGAACAAAAAGAGTTGTTGGGACATA TGGCTACATGGCACCGGAGTATGCTATTGATGGGAAATACTCGGTGAAATCTGACATCTTTAGTCTTGGAGTGGTTTTGTTGGAGATAATGAGCGGAAAAAAGAACAGAGGATATGGAGACTCGGATTACTTTGTTAACCTCTTGGGCCAT GCATGGATACTATGGAAAGAAAACAGGATTTTGGAGTTGATGGATGAGTGTTTGAATGATACATTTAAGGAGTGTGAAGTGAAGAGATGCATGCAAGTGGGGTTATTATGCGTTCAGAAATTCGCAGATGATAGGCCAAACATGTCGTCCGTGGTTTCAATGTTAGGAAGTGATGGAGCAGTTTTGCCCGAACCAAAAGAACCCGGGTTTTTTATGGAAAGAAGTTGCAGTCCTTCGAGAAGTAGTACATCACGACGTATTGAGTCGGAGAATGATACACTCACCATTACAGACTTGGAGGCCAGATGA
- the LOC125197315 gene encoding G-type lectin S-receptor-like serine/threonine-protein kinase At4g27290: MAPFTFTALLFFSLLQSTSGKALLLHNQTISTGQTLVSETQVFEFGFFRPGNSTNTFLGIWYKSIPATVVWVANRNNPISDPQCPVFSVSPNGTLLITTDGSAVIIWSATPSAAASRPSLRLLETGNLVVTDEAIEGSAYLWQSFDSPTDTWLSGMKLVDDRDAGVSTNLTSWRDWNDPSPGDFVAKIENHGLPEMVVYEGSRKKLRTGKWNGLSFNGLPRFRTSVSKAELVFEEERLISLAMPYESSIIIRARLDLSGSVYHYVMNPGKDKWNPVYPFPRDECDGYGYCGPNGLCAVENSHRCECFKGFVPKFADQWGVRDWSGGCRRISALNCESGDGFLEVRGVKSPDLLSYWLNASMSLDECKDECLKNCSCSACANPYITNGGTGCLMWFGDLLDTRELPAANGFQNVYIRIPLSLIDSTSDVEKKKAPVSLILISIATGVIVSTFINRALLLLARWKKRGLKKNNEDIELPLIKMTTILQATNNFSQEKVIGVGGFGPVYKGNLSGGEEIAVKRLSKASRQGLEEFKNEVVFIAKLQHRNLVRLLGCCIEGEEMMLIYEYLENKSLDRFVFDPDRRKLLTWPKRFDIIMGITRGMLYLHHDSRLKIVHRDLKTNNILLDASLNPKISDFGLARTFEEDESISRTKRVIGTYGYMAPEYVFHGKFSVKSDVYSLGVVLLEIISGKKNNGFQHNDHLSLLGHAWMLWKEKRIMEVMDHFLKETCDESQVKRCIHVGLLCVQKLAEDRPITPSVALMLATEGGILPEPEEPGFFLEGSSKRSDPQSCTTPPSTNATVTITDLEAR; this comes from the exons ATGGCGCCTTTCACTTTCACTgctctcctcttcttctctttaCTTCAATCAACTTCAGGCAAAGCACTACTTCTCCACAACCAAACGATTTCCACCGGCCAGACTCTGGTTTCCGAAACCCAAGTTTTTGAGTTTGGATTTTTCCGTCCCGGAAATTCCACCAACACATTCTTAGGAATTTGGTACAAATCCATCCCCGCTACCGTAGTCTGGGTCGCAAACCGAAACAATCCCATCTCCGATCCCCAATGCCCCGTCTTCTCCGTCTCCCCAAACGGCACTCTCCTCATCACCACAGACGGATCCGCCGTTATCATCTGGTCGGCAACCCCATCAGCAGCGGCGTCACGGCCGTCTCTACGCCTTTTAGAAACCGGAAACCTCGTCGTCACGGATGAGGCGATCGAAGGAAGCGCCTACTTATGGCAGAGCTTCGATTCTCCAACTGACACGTGGCTTTCCGGTATGAAGCTGGTGGACGATCGCGACGCCGGCGTCAGCACCAACTTGACGTCGTGGCGAGACTGGAACGATCCTTCTCCTGGAGATTTCGTTGCGAAGATCGAGAATCATGGCTTGCCTGAGATGGTCGTTTATGAAGGCTCGAGGAAAAAACTGCGGACTGGGAAGTGGAATGGCCTCTCCTTCAACGGCCTCCCTCGCTTCCGCACCTCTGTCTCGAAAGCCGAGCTGGTCTTCGAAGAAGAGAGATTAATTTCCCTGGCAATGCCTTATGAGAGCTCGATTATCATAAGAGCGAGGCTGGACTTATCCGGCTCGGTCTACCACTATGTTATGAACCCTGGGAAGGATAAGTGGAATCCCGTGTACCCGTTCCCGCGAGACGAGTGTGATGGGTATGGTTATTGCGGCCCTAATGGGTTATGCGCGGTGGAAAATTCGCATCGGTGTGAGTGTTTTAAAGGGTTTGTGCCGAAGTTTGCAGACCAGTGGGGGGTTCGGGATTGGTCTGGCGGATGTCGAAGGATTAGCGCGTTGAATTGCGAGAGTGGGGATGGTTTTTTGGAGGTTAGAGGGGTGAAGAGCCCTGATCTGTTGAGTTATTGGTTGAATGCTAGCATGAGCCTTGATGAGTGCAAAGATGAGTGCTTGAAAAACTGTAGCTGCTCTGCTTGTGCTAATCCTTATATAACTAATGGAGGCACTGGCTGCTTGATGTGGTTCGGGGATCTCCTCGATACCAGAGAGCTTCCTGCAGCGAATGGCTTCCAGAACGTCTATATTCGCATACCTCTTTCGCTTATAG ATTCTACATCCGatgtggagaagaagaaagcgCCTGTGAGCTTAATACTAATCTCAATTGCTACTGGAGTCATTGTTTCGACTTTTATCAATCGAGCTTTGCTTTTACTTGCAAGATGGAAGAAGCGAG GGTTGAAGAAGAATAACGAGGATATAGAATTGCCGTTGATCAAAATGACAACTATTCTGCAAGCAACAAACAATTTCTCCCAAGAGAAAGTGATAGGAGTAGGAGGTTTTGGTCCTGTGTATAAG GGAAATCTGTCAGGAGGAGAAGAAATTGCAGTCAAAAGATTGTCGAAAGCTTCTAGACAGGGTCTCGAAGAGTTCAAGAATGAAGTTGTCTTCATAGCGAAACTTCAACATAGAAACCTTGTTCGGCTTCTTGGCTGTTGCATTGAAGGAGAGGAGATGATGCTAATATATGAATACCTAGAGAATAAGAGCTTGGAccgttttgtttttg ATCCGGATCGAAGGAAACTTCTAACGTGGCCTAAGCGCTTCGACATCATCATGGGAATCACAAGGGGAATGCTTTATCTTCACCATGATTCCAGGTTAAAGATTGTACACCGGGATCTAAAAACGAATAACATTTTACTAGATGCAAGTTTAAATCCGAAAATATCAGACTTTGGGTTAGCAAGAACATTTGAAGAGGATGAATCTATATCTAGAACGAAGAGAGTTATTGGAACATA TGGCTACATGGCTCCGGAATATGTATTTCATGGAAAATTCTCAGTGAAGTCCGACGTCTACAGTCTTGGAGTGGTGCTGCTAGAGATAATAAGCGGGAAAAAGAACAACGGATTCCAACACAATGATCATCTTAGCCTCCTAGGCCAT GCATGGATGCTATGGAAAGAGAAGAGGATTATGGAAGTGATGGACCATTTTTTGAAGGAAACATGTGATGAATCCCAGGTGAAGAGATGCATACATGTGGGGTTATTATGCGTTCAAAAATTAGCAGAAGATAGACCCATCACGCCATCTGTAGCTCTGATGCTAGCAACCGAGGGAGGGATCCTGCCTGAACCGGAAGAACCCGGGTTTTTTTTGGAAGGAAGTAGTAAACGGAGCGATCCACAAAGTTGTACAACACCACCAAGTACGAATGCCACAGTTACCATTACCGACTTGG